A genomic segment from Candidatus Dependentiae bacterium encodes:
- a CDS encoding co-chaperone GroES, translating into MFEKFRPLGDRVLVARVEDQEKTAGGIYIPDAAREKAQTGKVIAVGTGRIDTTGKVTPLHVAVGDLVYFGKYSGTEAGKDYLIVREDEILGIIEK; encoded by the coding sequence ATGTTTGAAAAATTCCGCCCCTTGGGCGACCGTGTTTTAGTGGCACGTGTAGAAGATCAGGAAAAAACTGCCGGTGGCATTTATATTCCTGATGCAGCTCGTGAAAAAGCACAAACAGGTAAGGTCATTGCTGTGGGAACCGGTCGTATTGACACAACGGGTAAAGTTACTCCATTGCATGTTGCAGTTGGTGACCTTGTCTATTTTGGTAAATATTCTGGTACCGAAGCTGGCAAAGACTACCTGATTGTTCGTGAAGATGAAATTTTAGGCATTATTGAAAAATAA